One segment of Clostridium ljungdahlii DSM 13528 DNA contains the following:
- a CDS encoding sirohydrochlorin cobaltochelatase: protein MEAKRGILVVSFGTSILGTLKNCIEDTEDEIKNEFKEYAVRRAFTSGIIIKKLKNQKKIYIDTVPEALDKMRDEGFREVYVQPLHIMPGDEYDKVVRCIDEYQGSFSKLVLGRPVLYRQSDYVIAARALEKQLPPLSQNEAVVLMGHGSSHPSNSSYALFQYVLDDLKIRNTFVATVEGYPAIDNIIPKLKENNIEKVTLMPFMLVAGDHATNDMAGEDNDSWKQILKSKGFEINTYLHGLGENKAFQEIYVQHIRDCIEGNPLMDEKMKVKM, encoded by the coding sequence ATGGAAGCAAAAAGAGGAATACTTGTGGTAAGTTTTGGTACAAGCATATTGGGAACACTTAAAAACTGTATTGAAGATACGGAAGATGAAATTAAAAATGAATTTAAGGAATATGCAGTTAGAAGAGCTTTTACCTCCGGAATAATAATCAAGAAATTAAAAAATCAAAAGAAAATTTATATAGATACGGTGCCTGAAGCCCTGGATAAAATGAGAGATGAAGGCTTTAGAGAAGTTTATGTTCAGCCTCTACATATAATGCCAGGAGATGAATATGACAAGGTAGTTCGCTGTATAGATGAATATCAAGGGTCCTTTAGTAAACTGGTTCTAGGCCGCCCTGTACTTTATAGACAAAGTGATTATGTAATAGCTGCCAGGGCATTAGAAAAGCAGCTTCCACCTCTTAGCCAAAATGAAGCTGTAGTGTTAATGGGACATGGCTCTTCCCATCCAAGTAATTCTAGTTATGCTCTTTTTCAATATGTATTAGATGATTTGAAAATAAGAAATACTTTTGTAGCTACTGTAGAGGGGTATCCTGCAATTGATAATATAATACCTAAGCTGAAAGAAAATAATATTGAGAAAGTAACATTAATGCCTTTTATGTTAGTAGCAGGAGATCATGCTACAAATGACATGGCAGGTGAAGACAATGATTCATGGAAACAAATACTTAAATCTAAAGGATTTGAAATAAACACATATCTTCATGGACTTGGGGAAAACAAGGCTTTTCAGGAGATATATGTGCAGCACATTAGGGATTGTATAGAAGGCAATCCTCTTATGGATGAAAAGATGAAAGTTAAAATGTAA
- a CDS encoding kinase — protein METSTIYPGSFGEILQGKIENRDLLLSCPVNIYTKVKLIECNNPIRKRYLKKSSSFLYNILKSWGYEKYFDSIDIEINSEIPYGKGLASSTADLCGVYYCLINMFNKKFNEAELVKNCIDIEPTDSIVFNKMTLFDYKSGNYKFTIGDYLSYNILAFEGDKTVDTVEFNHKKLPNLCDVKELIPILKEAVKEKDLHKLAYVSTESIVKNQKRLYYDFLNLVMDIKEKTSGLGIIGAHSGNVLGIIYDDAEKFKFEEKFLRGLNFKNIKIYKVKALNEISLPVECI, from the coding sequence ATGGAGACTTCAACAATTTATCCTGGAAGTTTTGGAGAAATACTTCAGGGAAAAATAGAAAATAGAGATCTTTTATTGTCTTGTCCAGTAAATATTTATACTAAAGTTAAACTTATAGAATGTAATAATCCCATAAGGAAAAGGTACCTAAAAAAGTCTTCTAGTTTTTTATATAATATTCTTAAATCCTGGGGATATGAAAAGTATTTTGATAGCATAGATATAGAAATAAACTCCGAGATTCCATATGGAAAGGGACTTGCCAGCAGTACGGCAGATCTTTGTGGAGTTTATTATTGTCTTATTAATATGTTTAATAAAAAATTCAATGAGGCAGAACTTGTGAAAAACTGTATAGATATCGAACCTACGGATAGTATAGTGTTCAATAAGATGACTTTATTTGATTATAAAAGTGGTAATTATAAATTTACAATAGGAGATTACTTATCTTATAATATACTTGCTTTCGAAGGAGATAAAACAGTAGATACAGTTGAATTTAATCACAAAAAATTACCTAATTTATGTGATGTTAAAGAATTAATTCCAATACTTAAAGAAGCAGTGAAAGAAAAAGATTTACATAAGCTTGCTTATGTCTCAACTGAAAGTATAGTGAAAAATCAGAAAAGACTTTATTATGATTTTTTAAACTTAGTGATGGACATAAAAGAAAAAACTTCAGGTCTTGGAATAATAGGTGCACATAGTGGAAATGTTTTAGGAATAATATATGATGATGCAGAAAAGTTTAAATTTGAAGAAAAGTTCTTAAGAGGATTAAATTTCAAAAATATAAAGATATATAAAGTAAAAGCTTTAAATGAAATTTCACTGCCAGTTGAATGTATTTAG
- a CDS encoding cobalt-precorrin-6A reductase: MIGLILGTSEGRKILSLLNEFTSDIFVSTATEYGGELLKEYKYAYMNNKPLDLNDLISELREKGVKVLVDASHPYAVEVTKNVIKACNELNIEYIRYERPSCIEEFKSEDKVVEVKDYDELKLKLKDINGTILNTTGSRSLDKVLGMGLNNRIIYRVLPSVKVINECYDKNIDLADIIALKGPISYELNCAFIKDYEAEAMLLKDSGREGGTYEKIRACLDCGIYAFIIGRKKMDYNNINVFYNVNELVKYIKTIKNL, translated from the coding sequence ATGATAGGATTAATTCTTGGAACTTCTGAAGGTAGAAAAATACTCTCTTTGCTAAATGAATTTACTTCTGATATATTTGTATCTACAGCCACGGAATATGGTGGAGAGCTTCTTAAAGAATATAAATATGCTTATATGAACAACAAACCCCTTGATCTTAATGATCTTATAAGTGAATTAAGGGAAAAAGGTGTAAAAGTATTAGTGGATGCCTCACATCCTTATGCAGTTGAAGTTACAAAAAATGTAATTAAGGCATGCAATGAGTTAAACATAGAGTATATAAGATATGAGAGACCCTCCTGTATAGAAGAATTTAAAAGTGAGGATAAAGTTGTAGAAGTAAAGGATTATGATGAGCTTAAATTGAAACTTAAGGATATAAATGGAACTATACTAAATACTACAGGAAGTAGGAGTTTGGATAAAGTACTGGGAATGGGTCTTAATAATAGAATAATTTATAGAGTTTTGCCTTCTGTTAAAGTTATAAATGAATGTTATGATAAAAATATAGATTTAGCAGATATAATTGCTTTAAAAGGGCCTATAAGTTATGAACTAAATTGTGCCTTTATAAAAGATTATGAAGCTGAAGCCATGCTGCTTAAAGACAGCGGTAGGGAAGGTGGAACTTATGAAAAAATAAGAGCCTGTCTGGATTGTGGAATATATGCGTTTATAATTGGAAGAAAGAAAATGGATTATAATAATATTAATGTTTTTTACAATGTAAATGAACTTGTGAAATATATAAAGACAATAAAAAATTTGTAA
- the cobJ gene encoding precorrin-3B C(17)-methyltransferase, with product MGKLYVVGIGPGGYENMTLRAVKVIENSEIIVGYTNYIEMIKDLIKNKEVISTGMRAEVERCKKALELSKDHVVSIVSTGDPGIYGMAGLILEMRKDEDVEVIPGLTASSAAASIVGAPLMHDNCNISLSDLMTPYELIKKRIELAASGDFVISLYNPKSKGRPHYLKECIDIVKKYRKGNTPVAVVKNALREGQEHKLFTLDSFDDSVVDMMSVVIIGNSNSYIKDGIFITPRGYKIPE from the coding sequence ATGGGTAAACTTTATGTAGTAGGAATTGGACCAGGTGGATATGAAAATATGACTTTACGTGCTGTAAAGGTAATAGAAAATAGTGAAATAATTGTAGGATATACTAATTATATAGAGATGATAAAAGACCTAATTAAAAATAAAGAGGTAATCTCAACAGGCATGAGAGCTGAAGTGGAAAGATGCAAAAAAGCACTTGAACTTTCAAAAGACCACGTAGTTTCCATAGTGAGTACAGGTGACCCAGGAATATATGGTATGGCAGGGCTCATCTTGGAAATGAGAAAAGATGAAGACGTAGAAGTGATTCCAGGACTTACAGCTTCCTCTGCAGCAGCTTCTATAGTTGGAGCACCTCTTATGCACGATAACTGTAACATAAGTTTAAGTGACCTTATGACTCCTTATGAGCTTATAAAAAAGAGAATTGAACTTGCAGCTTCTGGAGATTTTGTAATATCACTTTATAATCCTAAAAGTAAGGGTAGACCACACTATTTAAAAGAATGTATTGATATTGTGAAAAAATACAGGAAAGGCAATACACCTGTAGCTGTAGTTAAAAATGCACTTAGAGAAGGTCAGGAGCATAAGCTTTTTACACTTGATTCTTTTGATGACAGCGTAGTTGACATGATGTCCGTAGTTATAATAGGAAACAGTAACAGTTATATAAAAGATGGGATATTTATAACTCCACGTGGTTACAAAATTCCAGAATAG